A section of the Streptococcus oriscaviae genome encodes:
- the dnaB gene encoding replicative DNA helicase: MAELDELRVQPQDILAEQSVLGAIFIDEGKLVFVREYIDADDFFKYAHKLIFKAMIALSDRNEAIDATTMRNYLANHGDLENIGGLTYLAEVISSVPTSANAEYYAKIVAEKSNLRKLIARLTDSINQAYEGSDQSDDIIAQAEKALIDVSEGASRSGFKKIDDILNINFENLEIRSRQTSDITGIATGYPALDAMTTGLHEEELIILAARPAVGKTAFALNIAQNIGTKLGLTVAIFSLEMGAESLVDRMLASEGVINFRSIRTGQLNDEEWQKLMIAQSNLARASIYIDDTPGIKITEIRSRSRKLAQETGNLGLILIDYLQLITGTGRENRQQEVSEISRQLKILAKELKVPVIALSQLSRGVEQRQDKRPVLSDIRESGSIEQDADIVAFLYRDDYYERGEQEDGGIPNNTVEVIIEKNRSGARGTVELMFQKEYNKFSSISKREDG; the protein is encoded by the coding sequence AATTACGGGTTCAGCCTCAGGACATTTTGGCGGAACAGTCGGTCTTGGGGGCCATTTTCATCGATGAGGGAAAACTAGTCTTCGTCCGTGAGTACATTGATGCGGATGACTTTTTCAAATATGCCCATAAGCTGATTTTTAAGGCAATGATTGCCCTGTCGGATCGCAACGAAGCCATCGATGCGACGACCATGCGCAATTATTTGGCCAATCACGGAGATTTAGAAAATATCGGTGGCCTCACCTATCTGGCTGAGGTCATTAGCTCGGTTCCGACTTCGGCCAATGCGGAGTACTATGCCAAGATTGTTGCAGAAAAATCCAATCTGCGGAAGCTGATCGCCCGGTTGACCGATTCGATTAACCAGGCCTATGAAGGCTCTGACCAATCGGACGATATTATTGCCCAGGCTGAGAAGGCCTTGATTGATGTCAGCGAGGGTGCTAGCCGCAGCGGTTTTAAAAAGATTGATGATATTCTTAATATCAACTTCGAGAACTTGGAGATTCGTTCTCGTCAGACTTCGGATATCACAGGGATTGCGACTGGTTATCCGGCACTCGATGCGATGACAACGGGTCTGCACGAAGAAGAATTGATCATCTTAGCAGCCCGTCCTGCGGTCGGAAAAACGGCCTTCGCCCTCAATATTGCTCAGAATATCGGAACCAAGTTGGGGTTGACCGTGGCTATCTTCTCTTTGGAGATGGGTGCAGAAAGTTTGGTAGACCGGATGCTGGCCTCGGAAGGGGTTATCAATTTTCGGTCTATTCGTACCGGTCAGCTGAATGATGAGGAGTGGCAGAAATTGATGATTGCCCAGTCTAATTTAGCTCGGGCTAGCATTTACATCGACGATACTCCGGGGATTAAGATTACCGAAATTCGCTCGCGTTCACGGAAACTAGCGCAGGAAACAGGGAATCTCGGTTTGATTTTGATTGACTATCTTCAGTTGATTACGGGAACAGGCCGGGAGAATCGCCAACAAGAGGTTTCAGAAATTTCCCGCCAGCTTAAAATTTTGGCCAAGGAATTAAAGGTGCCGGTTATTGCTCTCAGCCAGCTTTCCCGTGGGGTCGAACAGCGGCAGGACAAGCGTCCTGTTTTGTCTGATATTCGGGAGTCCGGGTCTATCGAGCAGGATGCGGACATCGTTGCCTTCCTCTACCGTGATGACTACTATGAACGTGGTGAGCAGGAAGATGGCGGCATCCCAAACAATACAGTTGAGGTTATTATCGAAAAAAACCGTTCCGGTGCGCGTGGAACTGTGGAACTCATGTTCCAAAAAGAGTACAATAAGTTTTCAAGTATTTCCAAGAGAGAGGATGGATAA
- a CDS encoding Veg family protein, whose protein sequence is MSDAFTDVAKMKQIKQDIKDHEGQIVELTLENGRKREKNKQGRIVEVYQSLFIVEFEDPNNTFVESYTYSDILTEKILIHYLD, encoded by the coding sequence ATGAGTGACGCATTTACCGATGTAGCAAAAATGAAGCAGATCAAGCAAGATATTAAGGACCACGAAGGACAAATTGTGGAGTTGACCCTGGAAAATGGTCGTAAGCGTGAGAAGAACAAGCAAGGACGTATTGTGGAGGTATATCAATCGCTCTTTATCGTTGAGTTTGAAGATCCGAACAATACCTTTGTCGAATCCTATACCTATTCTGATATTTTGACAGAAAAGATTTTGATTCATTATTTGGACTAA
- the rpsD gene encoding 30S ribosomal protein S4, whose product MSRYTGPSWKQARRLGLSLTGTGKELARRNYVPGQHGPNNRSKLSEYGLQLAEKQKLRFSYGLGEKQFRNLFVQATKIKQGTLGFNFMLLLERRLDNVVYRLGLATTRRQARQFVNHGHILVDGKRVDIPSFRVEVGQVISVREKSLKVPAILEAVEATLGRPAFVSFDAEKLEGSLTRLPERDEINPEINEALVVEFYNKML is encoded by the coding sequence ATGTCACGTTATACAGGACCATCTTGGAAACAAGCACGTCGTCTTGGCTTGTCATTGACAGGCACTGGTAAAGAATTGGCACGCCGCAACTATGTGCCAGGTCAACACGGACCAAACAACCGTTCTAAATTGTCAGAGTACGGTTTGCAGTTGGCTGAGAAACAAAAATTGCGTTTCTCATACGGTTTGGGTGAAAAACAATTCCGTAACTTGTTCGTACAAGCTACTAAAATCAAACAAGGTACCCTTGGTTTCAACTTCATGCTTCTTTTGGAGCGTCGTTTGGACAACGTTGTTTACCGCCTTGGTTTGGCAACTACTCGTCGTCAAGCACGTCAATTCGTAAACCACGGTCACATCCTTGTGGATGGCAAACGCGTAGATATTCCATCATTCCGCGTTGAAGTTGGTCAAGTGATCTCAGTTCGTGAGAAATCTTTGAAAGTTCCAGCTATTCTTGAAGCTGTTGAAGCAACTCTTGGCCGTCCAGCTTTCGTATCATTCGATGCTGAAAAGCTTGAAGGTTCACTCACTCGCTTGCCAGAACGCGATGAAATCAACCCAGAAATCAACGAAGCACTTGTCGTAGAATTCTACAACAAAATGCTCTAA
- a CDS encoding flavocytochrome c: MKRRSLFCFLLAFVAAFILVACGKTETKETTTTTEEAVSGASEKVYTDPSELKDSYDVIVVGSGGAGMSAAISAKDAGANVVVLEKMPVIGGNTAKSSAGMNASQTKFQEAEGIADSNDKFYEETLKGGGGTNNPDLLRYLVDNSAGAIDWLDGLGITLSNITTTGGMSEKRTHRPADGSAVGGYLVNGLYYNLVERKVPIFVNAEVTDVTAKDGAVTGVKVKIDGKEKTISAKAVVLATGGFGADLDMVAKLNPALEGYVTTNQPGSTGDGIALAEDEGAATVDMEQIQIHPTVEQETSYLITEAVRGEGAILVNAKGERFVNELETRDKVSAAINALEPNYAYVIFDDALKDRVKAIAQYESKGLVTTDATVADLAKEIDVPAETLQATLDTWNQAVADKNDAAFGRTSGMDHALNTGSYHAIKVAPGVHHTMGGVKINTNAEVLDTNGQAIPGLYAAGEVTGGVHGKNRIGGNAVADIIVFGRQAGTQSAAYVK, translated from the coding sequence ATGAAAAGGAGAAGTTTGTTTTGTTTCTTGTTGGCTTTTGTGGCGGCATTTATCTTAGTGGCCTGCGGTAAGACGGAGACGAAGGAAACAACAACAACGACTGAAGAAGCTGTATCTGGTGCTTCTGAGAAAGTCTATACAGATCCGTCGGAGTTGAAAGATAGCTACGATGTCATCGTTGTGGGTTCAGGCGGTGCTGGGATGTCTGCTGCCATTTCCGCAAAGGACGCTGGTGCTAACGTAGTCGTCTTAGAAAAGATGCCAGTGATTGGCGGAAATACCGCTAAGTCCTCTGCAGGGATGAACGCCTCTCAGACTAAGTTTCAGGAAGCTGAGGGTATCGCAGACTCTAATGATAAATTCTACGAAGAAACCTTAAAAGGTGGTGGAGGAACCAATAATCCAGACTTGTTACGCTATCTAGTGGATAATTCTGCTGGTGCGATTGACTGGCTGGATGGTCTAGGAATCACCCTGAGCAACATCACAACAACAGGAGGTATGAGTGAAAAACGGACTCACCGTCCTGCCGATGGTTCAGCGGTAGGTGGCTATTTGGTTAACGGCCTTTATTATAACTTGGTAGAACGGAAAGTTCCAATTTTTGTCAATGCCGAGGTAACGGATGTTACTGCTAAAGATGGAGCGGTAACAGGAGTGAAAGTGAAGATTGATGGCAAAGAAAAAACGATTTCTGCGAAAGCTGTCGTTCTTGCAACCGGTGGTTTTGGAGCAGACTTAGACATGGTTGCTAAGTTGAATCCAGCATTGGAAGGATATGTAACAACCAACCAGCCGGGCTCCACAGGTGATGGAATCGCCTTGGCTGAAGATGAGGGAGCTGCAACGGTGGACATGGAACAAATCCAAATTCACCCAACAGTTGAGCAAGAGACCTCCTATCTGATTACAGAAGCAGTCCGTGGCGAGGGAGCTATCTTAGTCAATGCCAAGGGAGAACGCTTTGTAAATGAACTAGAAACGCGTGACAAGGTTTCCGCGGCCATCAATGCATTGGAACCAAACTACGCGTATGTTATTTTTGATGATGCCCTGAAAGATCGGGTGAAGGCCATTGCCCAATATGAGTCAAAGGGCTTGGTAACAACTGACGCGACAGTAGCGGATCTGGCTAAAGAGATTGATGTACCAGCAGAAACCCTTCAGGCGACGTTGGATACATGGAATCAGGCAGTGGCAGACAAGAACGATGCAGCCTTTGGCCGGACATCAGGTATGGATCATGCCCTGAACACAGGCTCTTATCACGCCATCAAGGTGGCTCCGGGTGTCCACCATACAATGGGAGGCGTCAAGATCAACACGAATGCAGAAGTTCTGGACACCAACGGACAGGCAATCCCAGGCCTATATGCAGCAGGTGAGGTAACAGGCGGAGTCCACGGTAAGAATCGTATCGGAGGAAATGCAGTGGCGGACATCATTGTTTTCGGTCGCCAGGCGGGAACACAATCAGCTGCGTATGTGAAGTAA
- a CDS encoding Cna B-type domain-containing protein, with protein MTITYTATVNYNDITGVGTPEETKNVATVKSDENPDPKTVEKTVRIEFDGLTKIAGPADPVSGSTNLYSITWTINVNKDKLMTVGGVKFEDNVLQPDRTYFTGTGITVAVTHENGTTENRTFTWNQLTVRRRADGKITGWDYTPPSSDGKASYVITATTITDVTGVIGSVNINNGIRVGKRYTTPNRPISVGIGEELKPKKVALSYNSLEAYWKITIPIPAQGYNMLVRLVDDIPYTIFNGVTYNDTLIDVDIQGLQPGESYTLVNRTGGQYQGPDIHFYQDEAKTTRGFQPSATGQIREVTVYIRTGINQEWLNKAHDAGYAVSNNVINPRHINNASLRLADSTLPMYDLVIPKKQTIKKTYKGFNRVDINGVQYPVFSYEIEFTNPLDGQVISDAFDTDYLKLYQAGNLQIMGRNAEGDVFDTNGTVTPQETATGVDFTLTNLPKNAGQLYSTYRLTYDLIVKDAQTLQRLNTEAFQNENNQGKVLKNVAKWNGLTSDEVSVIYNYNPKLDKHLIHDPTAANSYVATFELILNEEKSDVFPEANTYTVKDELSPELRLLPELIRVTKGNYTLDYGFDSKTNTITFNNVPDGEEVRVTYDARVLGTGNVSFSNTVSMGQYRKVISSSTHIASSGSGTASNPSITIVKRDKNDFAKVLPGATFKLSYRDGNNIVDVKDKNGQPVTFTTGPDGTALIEGNQSTLGWVLWADGRTYLLTETVSPTGYTPLTEPVTFSLVDIPTNNTQYPIYGERIYVSNERPKTRVEARKVWENIGPGLTVPTTWFKLYRQIAGGPVEEVPGVPIKSLAPGTTTVAWEDLYAQDLNENPYTFSVKEVDASGNEATPQDYLKKENGLTVTNTFDGRMELEVTKIWSDSGNQDGFRPAAITVRLFADGREIESVQVTAATGWKHTFTNLPRFKDGREIVYTVQEDRVPGYEIPMINGFTITNKRIPEVTSIRVSKTWDDAYNQDGIRPDKITLILYADNVEKERKEIQTDAAGDWKGEFTNLDVYKNGNRITYRVDEVLPQGYTKEITGDAATGFTIKNSHTPEKTKVSFEKVWDDAYNQDGIRPDKITVILKADGTEVDRKEVQVDQDGNWKGEFTNLDVYKAGVKIAYTVDEVLPQGYTKEIAGDAATGFTIKNSHTPEKTKVSFEKVWDDAHNQDGIRPDKLTVILKADGTEVDRKEVQVDQDGNWKGEFTNLDVYKAGVKIAYTVDEVLPQGYTKEITGDAATGFTIKNSHTPEKTKVSFKKVWDDVNNHDEVRPLKILVHLLADGVKVDSQLVEVDADGNWKGEFTNLDVYKAGVKIVYTVDEDVPIYYEKTISGDAATGFTITNKHVPGDIKVTLRKVDPDGKMISGAKIQIFKGAMATGTPVEEWTTVEGQEHLFTLPVGVYTFREVSAPKGYTKVTDITFQVNYDGSVTVLDTNSNAVEYKDGKLVITDQYDVSTIDILVTKKWVDQENKDSKRPAKITVRLMADGKEVASQDVTAQTDWKHTFTNLPKYKDGKEIVYTITEDKVDGYQSAVSGTVSEGFVVENTYIPPKVPPKPKTTLPRTGDGNTLAAVWVGMVFLLIGLVGFGWKKEPNV; from the coding sequence TTGACCATCACTTATACTGCCACTGTTAATTACAATGATATTACAGGGGTTGGCACGCCGGAAGAAACCAAAAACGTTGCAACGGTGAAAAGTGATGAAAATCCTGATCCAAAAACAGTGGAGAAGACGGTTCGAATTGAGTTTGACGGACTGACAAAAATTGCTGGCCCTGCAGATCCTGTTTCGGGCTCGACCAATTTGTACTCTATCACCTGGACCATCAATGTCAACAAGGACAAATTGATGACAGTTGGCGGTGTCAAGTTTGAAGACAATGTGTTGCAGCCAGACCGGACCTATTTCACAGGAACAGGCATTACCGTGGCAGTTACCCATGAAAATGGCACAACAGAAAACCGAACCTTTACCTGGAATCAGTTGACTGTGCGACGTCGGGCAGATGGGAAAATCACGGGTTGGGACTATACGCCACCTTCTTCGGATGGCAAGGCTAGTTATGTCATTACAGCCACAACCATTACAGATGTAACAGGTGTTATTGGTAGCGTCAACATCAATAACGGCATCCGTGTTGGGAAACGCTACACAACTCCAAACCGACCAATTTCTGTGGGAATTGGTGAAGAGTTGAAACCTAAAAAGGTTGCCTTGAGCTATAACTCTTTGGAAGCCTATTGGAAAATAACCATTCCGATTCCAGCACAAGGTTATAATATGCTGGTGCGTCTGGTAGATGATATTCCTTACACTATTTTCAACGGAGTCACCTACAACGATACCTTAATCGATGTGGATATTCAAGGGCTTCAGCCTGGAGAAAGCTATACTCTGGTAAATCGTACAGGGGGACAATACCAGGGGCCAGATATTCATTTTTATCAAGATGAAGCGAAGACCACCAGAGGTTTCCAACCAAGTGCGACAGGCCAGATTCGTGAAGTGACGGTCTATATTCGTACGGGAATCAACCAAGAATGGCTGAATAAGGCTCATGATGCGGGCTATGCTGTATCTAACAATGTGATTAACCCACGTCACATCAACAATGCATCATTGCGGCTGGCGGACTCTACCCTTCCAATGTATGATCTGGTCATTCCTAAGAAGCAGACAATTAAGAAGACCTACAAAGGCTTTAACCGGGTCGACATCAATGGTGTTCAATATCCTGTTTTCAGCTATGAAATCGAGTTTACCAACCCACTAGATGGACAGGTTATTTCAGACGCCTTTGATACCGACTACCTGAAACTATATCAGGCAGGAAATCTTCAAATCATGGGACGCAATGCGGAAGGGGATGTGTTTGATACAAACGGTACGGTCACTCCTCAAGAAACCGCAACGGGTGTTGATTTCACACTTACCAATTTGCCGAAGAATGCTGGTCAACTGTATTCGACCTACCGACTGACTTATGATTTGATTGTTAAGGATGCTCAAACTCTGCAACGGCTGAATACAGAGGCTTTCCAAAATGAAAACAACCAAGGCAAGGTCTTGAAGAACGTTGCTAAGTGGAATGGGCTAACTTCGGATGAGGTATCGGTTATCTACAACTACAACCCGAAATTGGATAAGCACCTCATTCACGATCCAACAGCTGCCAACAGCTATGTGGCAACTTTCGAGTTGATTTTGAACGAAGAAAAGAGTGATGTATTCCCAGAAGCCAATACTTACACCGTTAAGGATGAATTATCGCCAGAGCTTCGCCTGCTTCCAGAATTGATTAGAGTGACAAAGGGGAACTACACTCTGGATTATGGATTTGACTCAAAAACCAATACGATTACCTTCAACAATGTGCCTGATGGCGAGGAAGTCAGGGTGACCTATGATGCGCGTGTTCTGGGTACGGGTAATGTATCCTTCAGCAATACGGTATCGATGGGTCAATACCGGAAAGTCATTTCTTCATCTACTCATATCGCTTCATCAGGTTCTGGTACTGCCTCTAACCCAAGTATCACAATCGTGAAGCGCGACAAGAATGATTTTGCCAAGGTTCTTCCTGGGGCAACCTTCAAATTGTCATATCGCGACGGGAATAACATTGTGGACGTTAAGGATAAGAACGGTCAACCAGTAACCTTTACAACAGGCCCTGACGGAACTGCCTTGATCGAAGGGAACCAGTCAACCTTAGGCTGGGTTCTTTGGGCAGATGGTCGAACCTATCTATTAACAGAAACAGTGTCACCAACAGGCTATACACCGCTGACAGAGCCTGTGACCTTCTCACTGGTCGATATTCCAACCAACAATACCCAGTATCCAATCTATGGAGAACGGATCTATGTGTCCAACGAACGTCCGAAGACTCGCGTGGAAGCGAGAAAGGTTTGGGAAAATATCGGACCAGGTCTGACCGTTCCGACTACTTGGTTTAAACTTTATCGCCAAATTGCAGGTGGCCCTGTTGAAGAAGTGCCGGGTGTGCCTATCAAGTCGTTAGCACCAGGCACCACCACAGTGGCTTGGGAAGATCTCTATGCTCAAGACTTAAACGAGAATCCATATACTTTCTCTGTCAAAGAAGTGGATGCGAGTGGCAACGAAGCAACTCCTCAGGATTATCTGAAGAAAGAAAATGGCCTGACCGTAACCAACACCTTTGATGGGCGGATGGAATTAGAAGTAACCAAGATTTGGAGCGATAGCGGCAACCAAGACGGATTCCGTCCGGCGGCCATCACTGTTCGTCTTTTTGCGGATGGTAGAGAAATCGAATCTGTGCAAGTGACAGCTGCAACTGGCTGGAAACATACCTTCACCAATCTTCCTCGATTCAAGGATGGTCGCGAGATTGTTTATACCGTTCAGGAAGATCGTGTTCCAGGGTATGAAATCCCTATGATTAACGGTTTCACGATTACCAACAAGCGGATTCCTGAAGTAACTTCTATTCGAGTTTCTAAGACTTGGGATGACGCCTACAACCAAGATGGTATTCGTCCAGATAAGATTACCCTAATTCTCTACGCAGATAATGTCGAAAAAGAACGCAAAGAGATTCAGACGGATGCTGCTGGTGATTGGAAGGGCGAGTTTACCAACTTGGATGTCTACAAGAATGGTAACAGGATCACCTATCGTGTAGACGAAGTGCTCCCACAAGGCTACACCAAAGAAATCACGGGCGATGCGGCAACAGGCTTCACCATCAAGAACAGCCATACGCCGGAGAAGACCAAGGTTTCCTTTGAAAAAGTCTGGGATGACGCCTACAACCAAGATGGTATTCGTCCGGACAAGATCACTGTTATCCTCAAGGCAGATGGCACTGAAGTTGACCGTAAGGAAGTTCAGGTGGATCAAGATGGCAACTGGAAGGGTGAATTTACCAATCTAGATGTCTATAAAGCAGGCGTGAAGATTGCTTATACAGTAGACGAAGTACTTCCACAAGGCTACACCAAAGAAATCGCGGGCGATGCGGCAACAGGCTTCACCATCAAGAACAGCCATACGCCAGAGAAGACCAAGGTTTCCTTTGAAAAAGTCTGGGATGATGCCCACAACCAAGACGGTATTCGTCCGGACAAACTCACTGTTATCCTCAAGGCAGATGGCACTGAAGTTGACCGTAAGGAAGTTCAGGTGGACCAAGATGGCAACTGGAAGGGCGAATTTACCAACCTAGATGTCTATAAAGCAGGCGTTAAGATTGCCTATACGGTAGACGAAGTACTCCCACAAGGCTACACCAAAGAAATCACGGGCGATGCGGCAACAGGCTTTACCATCAAGAACAGCCATACGCCAGAGAAGACCAAGGTTTCCTTTAAGAAAGTCTGGGATGATGTTAATAATCATGATGAGGTTCGTCCGCTTAAGATATTGGTTCATTTGCTTGCAGATGGCGTAAAAGTGGACAGTCAATTAGTCGAAGTGGATGCAGACGGCAACTGGAAGGGTGAATTTACCAATCTAGATGTCTATAAAGCAGGCGTGAAAATTGTCTACACTGTTGATGAAGATGTACCAATTTACTACGAAAAAACAATCTCTGGCGATGCGGCAACTGGCTTTACAATTACCAATAAGCATGTGCCGGGAGATATCAAGGTAACCTTGCGTAAGGTCGATCCTGATGGGAAGATGATTTCCGGAGCGAAAATTCAAATCTTCAAGGGAGCGATGGCAACAGGTACACCAGTAGAAGAGTGGACAACGGTTGAAGGGCAGGAGCACCTATTTACACTACCAGTCGGAGTTTATACTTTCCGAGAAGTATCGGCTCCTAAAGGCTACACAAAAGTGACAGACATCACCTTCCAAGTGAACTACGATGGCAGTGTGACCGTTCTTGACACCAACAGCAACGCCGTTGAGTACAAGGATGGCAAACTGGTTATCACAGACCAATACGACGTTTCAACTATCGATATTCTTGTGACCAAGAAATGGGTTGATCAAGAAAACAAGGACAGCAAACGTCCAGCTAAAATTACCGTTCGTCTTATGGCTGATGGCAAAGAAGTAGCCAGTCAGGATGTGACTGCACAAACTGATTGGAAGCACACCTTTACAAATCTTCCGAAATACAAGGATGGCAAGGAAATTGTCTACACTATTACAGAAGATAAGGTAGATGGCTATCAATCGGCAGTCAGCGGTACAGTTTCTGAAGGGTTTGTAGTTGAAAATACCTACATTCCACCGAAAGTTCCACCAAAACCAAAAACAACATTACCACGCACAGGGGACGGAAACACTCTTGCTGCGGTTTGGGTTGGAATGGTATTCCTACTGATTGGCTTGGTAGGATTCGGCTGGAAAAAAGAACCTAATGTTTAA
- a CDS encoding BlaI/MecI/CopY family transcriptional regulator: MVDFKRLPDAEFIVLRVIWHLPNPVTSSQIIASLGEDNHWKPQTLLTILARLTEKGFLKSERHGRERHYSAIISEDDYMKIETSHFLHRYEGNSIGGLVKNLFSSNQFSDDELAELRELLNKK; the protein is encoded by the coding sequence ATGGTTGATTTTAAACGGTTACCAGATGCAGAATTTATAGTATTACGGGTGATTTGGCATTTGCCCAATCCTGTCACCTCTTCCCAAATCATTGCTTCATTGGGAGAAGATAATCACTGGAAACCACAGACCTTGTTGACAATTTTAGCGCGACTGACGGAAAAAGGTTTCCTAAAAAGTGAGCGCCATGGACGGGAACGCCACTATTCGGCGATTATCTCAGAGGATGATTATATGAAGATTGAAACCTCTCACTTCCTACACCGCTACGAGGGCAATTCAATTGGCGGATTGGTGAAAAACTTGTTTTCATCCAACCAATTTTCTGATGATGAATTGGCAGAATTAAGAGAGCTGCTCAATAAAAAATAA
- a CDS encoding M56 family metallopeptidase, with translation MQTNLLSFLLLSLYKSLLIVLFSGVFLLLKNQVSARIRYVVWVTLLVSLILPFRPRIGQGIRLEETVSVVSTSGQTVATGTQEAAVHQSSMWDMLAGLPWGYILLGIWLIGFLVIIGRSIFSYLKFRNLLLRWGKPITDPQILESFHAIKAEFGIKKAIRLVHYPQVSSPMIFGLRNPVILLPDTNYTLEELDLIFEHELTHYRHRDIYVNLLVLLVKAAHWFNPIVHFACKEVQEAAECYCDHSVLHNRDETYRSFYGETIITMIHRSKQQPVLLSSCFYSNKFNLKRRIIAIMDSRLPKKYLTVLVSLVTLFSILFSGSIFVVAMGTTQDELVQMSQAEGLTKDQALALVTEQQKLKPSDLTDIQITIQDNQYHIQFKKGDTQYKALVDKATGDILTLEKETVRLVENSTTSSEQTTSSSVTTSVPSETSSQPVVQSVVDTATGEQQGATSTPVVNQQTPASTATQQIDTETDTDTDTDTSDTDADDADSDD, from the coding sequence GTGCAAACCAACCTTCTTTCTTTTCTTTTACTTAGTTTGTATAAATCATTATTGATTGTATTGTTCAGTGGAGTTTTTCTCTTATTGAAAAATCAAGTGTCTGCCCGCATTCGCTACGTCGTTTGGGTCACTCTTTTAGTGAGCCTAATTCTTCCTTTTAGACCAAGAATCGGTCAGGGGATCCGTTTAGAAGAAACAGTTTCAGTCGTTTCTACTAGTGGCCAGACTGTTGCAACAGGCACACAAGAAGCTGCTGTTCATCAATCTAGCATGTGGGACATGTTGGCAGGCCTTCCTTGGGGCTATATCCTCTTGGGTATTTGGTTGATTGGCTTTTTAGTCATCATCGGTCGTTCCATCTTTTCTTATTTAAAATTCCGCAATTTATTGCTGCGTTGGGGCAAACCGATTACTGACCCTCAGATTTTGGAGAGCTTTCATGCCATCAAGGCTGAATTTGGAATCAAAAAAGCCATTCGTCTGGTTCACTATCCCCAGGTTTCCAGCCCCATGATTTTTGGCTTACGAAACCCAGTTATCCTGCTACCAGATACAAACTACACACTAGAAGAACTGGACTTAATTTTTGAGCATGAACTGACCCACTATCGCCATCGGGATATTTATGTGAACCTCCTAGTTCTTCTGGTAAAAGCCGCTCACTGGTTTAACCCGATTGTTCATTTCGCTTGCAAAGAAGTGCAAGAAGCCGCTGAGTGTTACTGTGACCATAGCGTTCTTCATAATCGTGATGAAACCTATCGCTCATTTTATGGAGAAACCATTATTACCATGATCCACAGGAGCAAGCAACAACCTGTTTTATTATCTAGTTGCTTTTATTCAAATAAATTTAACTTGAAAAGACGGATTATTGCTATCATGGACAGCAGGCTGCCGAAGAAATACTTAACCGTTCTGGTTAGCCTTGTGACACTATTCTCTATCCTTTTTTCAGGGTCAATTTTTGTCGTTGCAATGGGAACCACCCAAGATGAGCTGGTTCAGATGAGCCAGGCAGAAGGTCTAACAAAAGATCAGGCCTTGGCGCTCGTTACCGAGCAGCAGAAGCTAAAGCCGTCAGACCTAACAGATATTCAAATTACGATTCAGGACAATCAGTACCATATCCAATTCAAGAAAGGGGATACCCAATATAAGGCCTTGGTAGACAAGGCGACCGGTGACATCCTTACTCTTGAAAAAGAAACAGTCCGTTTGGTAGAAAACTCTACCACTTCATCTGAACAAACGACTTCGTCCTCTGTAACTACTAGCGTTCCGTCGGAAACAAGCTCACAACCCGTAGTCCAATCAGTCGTTGACACTGCCACTGGAGAACAACAAGGGGCGACAAGCACTCCTGTTGTCAATCAACAAACTCCGGCCAGCACAGCTACGCAGCAGATAGACACCGAAACAGATACGGATACAGATACAGATACGAGTGATACTGATGCAGATGATGCCGACAGTGACGACTAA
- a CDS encoding PepSY domain-containing protein — protein sequence MKTNRLKPILAAVLALCCMASYTQLQALEAGLPIAELQAMIAADTQGGPVTLIELEMEEEAGQVSYEVTVAQDGRLMDYQIDLGAKQIRSKKVKRLSDKKRQLLQDTTLSLEEAVSIAPVNYQNIDRLEVQLKRKQGQAVYLIEVQAKNSSTEQEYTVDAKQPQILSVQEDDD from the coding sequence ATGAAAACTAATCGTTTGAAACCGATACTAGCAGCTGTTTTAGCCCTATGTTGTATGGCATCCTATACTCAGCTTCAGGCTCTGGAGGCAGGGCTTCCCATAGCAGAGCTTCAAGCAATGATTGCAGCAGATACACAGGGAGGGCCTGTGACGCTCATTGAGCTAGAGATGGAGGAGGAAGCAGGACAAGTTTCTTATGAGGTAACAGTTGCTCAGGATGGTCGCTTGATGGATTACCAAATTGATCTCGGCGCCAAACAAATACGAAGCAAGAAGGTGAAGCGCCTGTCTGATAAGAAGCGTCAATTGCTGCAGGATACGACGCTTTCCTTAGAAGAAGCTGTATCTATTGCTCCTGTCAATTATCAGAATATCGATAGACTCGAGGTTCAGCTCAAGCGTAAACAAGGGCAGGCAGTCTATTTGATAGAAGTACAGGCTAAGAACTCATCAACCGAACAAGAGTATACGGTTGATGCAAAGCAGCCTCAAATACTATCCGTACAAGAAGATGATGACTGA